From Nitrospinota bacterium, one genomic window encodes:
- a CDS encoding radical SAM protein produces the protein MSFVPFVISWNITSRCNLACEHCYIDAGMRQQGVPEELAADKIFETLAEIAKINSGAVLIFTGGEPLARPDIFEICAKAASHGFVVVLGTNGTLLTPKTAQKLKDAGVSGVGISIDSLDEKSHDLFRGRAGSLKDSIAGLTAAREAGLEIQVQTTPTLGNVHELPAIADWAHKIGAAAFNIFFLVCTGRGQKMTDITPEAYEETLRWATSVQNNYPGMMVRPKCAPHFKRILHQQNPEHPLLSTYIAACRAGTQYCRIDPAGNVTPCPYMDVSAGDISSKTFTDIWNDSPVFAKYRAPVYEGKCGLCKYRLICGGCRARAFATSGNDMGEDNWCVYEPETQEEAITSIDTFAKFGGGSESTIPWSVEADNFLRKIPVFAQSIVRLATEKYAKERNIKEITAEVLKAAAPADRFGRARIPATEKPKVDEEDGGIPWDDDAKQRPLNAPDFVRPGIFKLMQKRAKERGKTRITTEFLSEIRDESMMLVTKRMQKFGYEDIDMKSWETAKEKFAKVPGKMETINGIVDFLNSRKGKNEGIIQKFKSYFTDDSTTMGWTEGARQRLQKAPSPFRPMAKDAVEKYAREHGYKMITEEAIEEAMSKMPFSKFMNKP, from the coding sequence GTGAGCTTTGTCCCATTCGTCATCTCGTGGAACATCACTTCCCGTTGCAACCTCGCGTGCGAACACTGCTACATCGACGCGGGGATGCGCCAGCAAGGCGTGCCGGAAGAACTTGCGGCGGATAAAATATTCGAGACCCTCGCCGAAATAGCGAAAATCAACAGCGGAGCGGTTCTTATATTCACCGGCGGCGAGCCGCTTGCCCGCCCCGACATCTTCGAGATTTGCGCCAAAGCGGCAAGCCACGGGTTCGTGGTTGTTTTGGGAACCAATGGCACGCTGCTCACCCCAAAGACCGCCCAAAAGCTCAAGGATGCCGGTGTTTCCGGCGTCGGGATAAGTATCGACTCGCTTGATGAAAAGAGCCACGACCTGTTCAGGGGCAGGGCCGGTTCGCTGAAGGATTCCATCGCCGGCCTCACCGCAGCGCGCGAGGCGGGGCTTGAGATACAGGTGCAGACCACCCCCACCTTGGGCAATGTCCACGAACTCCCCGCCATCGCCGATTGGGCGCACAAAATCGGAGCGGCGGCGTTCAACATTTTCTTCCTCGTCTGCACCGGACGGGGCCAGAAGATGACCGACATAACGCCGGAGGCGTACGAAGAAACCCTCCGCTGGGCCACCTCCGTCCAAAACAACTATCCGGGCATGATGGTTCGGCCGAAATGCGCGCCGCACTTCAAGCGGATACTGCACCAGCAGAATCCTGAACACCCGCTGCTCTCCACCTACATCGCCGCGTGCAGGGCGGGAACGCAGTATTGCCGGATAGACCCGGCGGGCAACGTCACGCCATGCCCTTACATGGACGTATCCGCGGGGGATATTTCGTCAAAAACATTCACGGATATCTGGAATGATTCCCCGGTGTTCGCCAAGTACCGCGCCCCGGTATACGAAGGGAAGTGCGGACTTTGCAAATACCGCCTCATCTGCGGCGGCTGCCGCGCGCGCGCCTTCGCCACCAGCGGCAACGACATGGGCGAGGACAACTGGTGCGTGTACGAGCCGGAAACACAGGAAGAGGCGATCACCAGCATCGATACGTTCGCCAAATTCGGCGGCGGCTCTGAAAGCACCATCCCATGGTCCGTGGAGGCCGACAACTTCCTGCGTAAAATTCCGGTCTTCGCCCAGTCCATCGTGCGGCTGGCCACGGAAAAATACGCCAAAGAGCGGAACATAAAAGAAATCACGGCGGAAGTTCTTAAGGCGGCCGCCCCCGCCGACCGGTTCGGAAGGGCGCGCATCCCCGCAACGGAGAAACCAAAGGTGGACGAAGAAGACGGCGGCATCCCGTGGGACGACGACGCCAAGCAGCGGCCGCTGAACGCCCCCGATTTCGTCCGCCCCGGCATCTTCAAGCTGATGCAAAAACGGGCAAAAGAACGGGGCAAAACGAGGATCACCACCGAATTTCTCAGCGAGATCAGGGATGAATCGATGATGCTGGTCACCAAGCGGATGCAGAAGTTCGGCTACGAAGACATCGATATGAAATCGTGGGAGACCGCCAAGGAAAAATTCGCCAAAGTCCCCGGCAAAATGGAGACGATAAACGGCATCGTCGATTTCCTCAACAGCCGCAAAGGAAAGAACGAGGGGATCATCCAGAAATTCAAGTCATATTTTACCGACGACTCCACCACGATGGGTTGGACCGAAGGGGCGCGACAACGGCTGCAGAAGGCTCCCTCCCCTTTCAGGCCAATGGCTAAGGACGCGGTTGAAAAATACGCGCGAGAGCACGGCTACAAAATGATCACCGAAGAGGCTATCGAAGAAGCCATGTCGAAAATGCCTTTTTCAAAGTTCATGAACAAACCCTGA